Genomic DNA from Deinococcus aerius:
GATGAATTTCAGGCTGGGGAGGGCGAGCACGTCGTCGAGGCTGAAGGCACCCATCTCAACGGGCTCGCGCTTGTGGTCCTCGAACTGGGCGATGGCCGCGTAGCCCTCCTGGGCCACGAAGACCTCGCCCCCCTGGCGCACGCTGACAAACAGCACGCCGGGCACCCGTGCCGCCAGGGCCAGGGCCAACGCTCGCTGCGCTGCCTCTTCCACGTGTGCCTCGAACAGCACCTCGCCCGTCCCGAGGTGAACACCGTGGGCGCCGTTGCCGCACAGGGCGTACTCCGTGAAGCCCGCCGCCTCCGCGATGCGCCGTACTCCACGCGGCTGCCTGGCCGTGACCGGAACGACATGAATCCCCGCCGCCCGCGCCGCGTCCAGGGCCGCCCGCGTCCGCGCACTCACGCTCAGGTCCGGGCGCAGCAGCGTCCCGTCGAGGTCCGTGGCGATCAGCCGGATCACCGCGCCTCCAGCACCACGACCGCCGAGGCATGCTCCTTGGTGTGGGTCAGCGTCAGGTGGGCGACCCAGCCGCGCGCCCCCAGTTCCGCCGCGATCTCGGGCACGAAGCCCAGCACTGGCGGCGCGAAGGGGAAGGGGCCGTCCGGCGTGCGCTCGCGCTCGACCCAAACGTCGCGCCAGCCGTGGGGGCGGGGCCAGACCTTCTGAAACGCCTCCTTCGCCGCGAAGCGGGCCGCGAAGCTGGGGGCGGGGTCGGCGAGCCGCGCGCAGTAGGCGAGTTCGGGGGGGGCGAAGAGTTTCAGCGCCCGGTCCCCCTCGCGGGCGAGCAGGCCCCGGATGCGCTCGATCTCGATCAGGTCGTGTCCGATGGCGACGATCATGGGGGGCAGGATAGGCGCCTGGCCCGTGGAGGGGGCGCGCGAGACTCTATCCTTCCCCCGATGTCCACGCCGCCCCCCGCCCTCTTTCCCGACCTGCGCCTGCCCACCATCGCCGGAATCCTGCGGGCCGGGGAGGCGCGGTGGCGCTCGGCAGGCGTCTCGCGTGTGCGCGTCTTCGGCTCGGTGGCGCGGGGCGAGGCGGACGGTTCCGCCGACATCGACCTCCTGGTGGACTTCGCGGGTGAGGCGGGTCTCCTCGACCTGATGCGCGCCCGGACCGTGTTCGAGGCCCTGCTGGGCCGCCGCGTGGACGTGATGACGGAGGGTGGACTCAAGGCCCCGCTGCGCGGCGAAGTCCTGGCCGACGCGGTGGACGTGCTTGATGTGCCCCAGCCGCCCCCCGACACGCACCGTGAGAAACGCTGGCGCTGGCGGGTCTTCGACCTGCTCGACGCCCTCGACCGGGTGACACGCTATACGGCGGGGCACACCCTCACGACGTTCCTGGCCGACGAGCGCAGCCAGGACGCGGTGGTGCGGAACCTCGCGCGGCTGGGTGAGACGACCAAGTTCATTCCCCAGAACGTGCAGGACGCCAACCCTAGTGTTCCCTGGATTCTACTGCGGGATGTGCGGAACCTCGTCGCCCACGACTACTTCGGGATCGATCCAGCGCTGGTGTGGCACACGGCACGGGTGGAACTGCCCCGGCTGCGACCCGCGCTTCAGGCGCTGGCGGACGGGGAAGAGGATGCGGAGGGCGGGGCGTAGGTGACGGGTTCGCGCCACGGTCCCTACGTCCAGGGCAATGCCGCCCGCTCCCCCCAGTACCGTTCCGGCGACTGCGCCAGGTCGCCCAGCGCCCCCAAGTCCACGCTCAACCCGAGTGCTCCCACGTTGCTGCGGAGCTGTTCCACGGTCGTCGCCCCGCTCAGGACCACGTCGGCCCAGGGCTGGGCGAGGGCGGCGGCGAGGGCAACCGCATCCGGCGTTGTCCCCAGCCCCCCCGCGAGGTCGGCCAGGTGGGGGTGAACGTCCCCCCGGCCCGTCAGGCCGCGTAGGGTTAGCCTGCCATTCGCCACCGCCTCCTTGACCACCACGCTCCAGCCCGCCGCACGGGCCTCGGCCAGCGCCCCACCCACCGAGGGTTCGAGGAGATTCCACGTGGCCTGCACCACGCTGAACGGGTTCACTCCATCCACCCGCACGTTCAGTGCCCGCCGCAGCGTTTCCGCCTGCCGGGAACCGCTGGTAGACAGACCCACCCGCACGCCGCTCGCGGCCAGTTTGGCGAGCCGCGCCAGCACCTGCTCGTCCCCCAGCACGCCCGTTTCCAGGGTGGCCGAGTGAATCAGGTACACGTCGGGGTGGCGGCCCAATGCCGCGAGCGTCTCGGGCCACTGCCGCTCCAGCGTGGCGAGCGAATGATCCTTGACCTCGTGCTGCTCGGCGTCCGCGCGCCAGCCCGCCGTGTACGTGTAACCCCACTTGCTGCCGACGACCGGGTAGTGGCCGCGCGCCCTGAGCCAGCCTCCCAGAAACTCCTCCGCCTGCCCGTAGCTCCGCGCCGCGTCGAAGTAACGCAAGCCTGCCGTCCAGGCCGAGTCCAGCACGGCCCAGGCACGCGCCCGCAGGGCTTCCACGTCTTTCCCCGAACCCACATCCTCCCCGTGCCCCAGGTTGATGTACCCGGGCCGTCCCAGTGCGGCAAGACCCAGGCCGAGACGGGGAGTACCGGGCGGGAGCAGGGGTGAAGGCATGGAGCCGTATCGTCGGCTCGGAGAAGGATCTCCGGGGCCCCTCGTCTAGATTTTTGGCTCCTCTGTCAGATTTCAGAAAGAAAATGTGGCAATACTTTAGGCTAGTTAAAGAAGTCCCTCATGTGGTGTGACGGGCGTGTCAGGAGAGCGTATGCACGAAGCGAAAAAAGCGCTGAAGGTGGCCCCTTTCAACCTCGACGACATGGTGCGCGGCGAGGACGGCGAGCTTTACCACCTGCCCACCCTGCGGGCGCTGCACAGCGCGGGCCGCCTCTCGCGCGAGAGCGCCGGGTACCTTCTGTTGATGCAGCGGGTGCTTCAGTCCGCGCGCCTGATCGCCTGAGCGTTACATCCACCCGTCGAGCCCAGCCCCATGTGAGCTGGGCCTATTTTTTCGGGCGGTTCAGCCCTGTCCTCACGACGGGTCATTCCACCAGGGCTTCCGCCTCGATCTCCACCAGATGCCGGGGATCAATCAGCGCGGCGACCTGCACCATCGTGGTGACCGGGCGGATGGCACCGAACACCTCCCCGTGCGCTCGCCCGATGTCCTCCCACTGGCCGATGTCGGTGACATAAAGGCGCGTGCGGACGACATGTTCCAGTCCCGCGCCCGCCTCCTCCAGTGCGCCCCGGATGATCTCCAGAGCGGCGCGCGTCTGCCCGTAAGCATCCCGGACGGCCACTACCTCCCCGTTCACCGTGGCCGTTGTTCCCGCCACGTGAACAACATTTCCAACCCGCACCGCCCGCGAGTACCCGACCACGCTCTCCCAGGGGGAGGTCCCGCCGATGTTCCGCCTCATTCGCAGAGCCTACGCCGGGAACCGCCGTCCAGCCCTCACGACCGTGCCCGTGCGAACGTTTCGCGTTTGTAGTACACTTACCTAACGAGCGTTAGGCAACCCGCGACAACCCTGGAGGAGTCCCCATGACCCAGACCCTGCCCGCTAACGAGACTGCCGAGCAGCACGCCGCTTTCGAGGCCCGCATCGCCCGCGGCGAGAAGATCGAGCCCGGCGACTGGATGCCCGCCGAATACCGCCGCCAACTGATCCGCATGATCTCCCAGCACGCGCACTCCGAGGTCGTGGGCATGTTGCCCGAGGGCGAGTGGATCACCCGCGCGCCGAGCCTCAAGCGCAAGACCATCCTGATCGCCAAGGTGCAGGACGAGGCGGGGCACGGCCAGTACCTCTACCACGCCGCCGAGACGTTGGGAATCACCCGCGAGGAGATGCTCGACGCGCTGCTGAGCGGCAAGGCCAAGTACTCCTCCATCTTCAACTACCCCACGATGACCTGGGCCGATGTGGGCATGATCGGCTGGCTGGTGGACGGCGCCGCGATCAAGAACCAGACCATGCTGGCGGGCTGCTCCTACGGTCCTTACAGCCGGGCGATGGTCCGCATCTGCTCGGAGGAGACCTTCCACCACAAGCAGGGCAAGGAGATGATCGTCGCCTACGCGCAGGGCACCCCCGAGCAGAAACAGATGGCCCAGGACGCCCTGAACCGCTGGTGGTGGCCCGCCCTGATGATGCTCGGCCCGCACGACGCCGACAGCCCGAACACGGGCGCCCTGGCGAAGTGGGGCATCAAGCTCAAGACGAACGACGAGGTTCGCCAGGAGTTCATCAACGAGCATGCGCCGGAGCTGCTGGAGGCCGGGCTGACCATCCCCGACCCCGACCTGCACCAGGACGAGCAGGGGAACTGGCGACACGGCCCGATCAACTGGGACGAGTTCTGGGCGGTCATCAAGGGCCAGCAGGGTCTGAATAAGGAACGCCTCGGCGCCCGCCAGCAGGCCCACGAGGACGGCGCCTGGGTGCGCGAGGCGATGCAGGCCTACGCGGCGCGGCAAGTGAGCCAGGCAGCCGATTGATCTTTTACCCCTCCCCCTTGAGGGGGGAGGCTGGGACTCGTAGAGCTGCTCGCAGAGGGGGTGAACGGGCCCGGCGTCGAGAGAACGTCATTCCCTCACCCCCTTCACTCACCCAAGGAATGCCGATGACCCAATCTGCAACCGATACCCAGTGGCCCCGCTGGGAGGTCTTCAAGCAAGACGCCCCGAATAGGCCCTATCAGGCCGTGGGCAGCGTCCACGCCGGGGACCCCGACCACGCCCTGCTGACCGCCCGCAACGTCTTCGTGCGCCGTCCCTCCGCCGTGAGCCTCTGGACGGTGCGCGAGTCTGACATCCTCACCGCTACCCCGGAAGAGATCGCGGCCCGCGCGGAAGTGCTGGAAACCCCCGGCGAGGCGGGCACCTACCACGTGGGCCTCAAGCGCACCCACAAGCGCTCCATGACCTTCGTTGATCTCGTCGGCACCGTCGAGGCGAGTGGACCCGGCGACGCGCTGCGGCAGGCGCGGGAGCAGTACCCCGACGCCCTGACCTGGCTCGTCTTCCCCAAGTCCGCCGTCGTTCGCACCGACGACGACCCCGGCACGGTCGAGAGCTGGTTCGCCCCCGCCAAGGACAAGACCTACAAGCAGCAGCAGTTCTACGGCGTGATCGGCAAGCACGTGGGCGAACTCAAGCGCGAGGGCCGCATGCCCCAGCGCGTGAACGAGGAACCCCACGTCGGCGAGCAGAAGGTGTACGACCACCCACACGACAAGGCGCCGAAGGTGCAGCGATGATGGAGCCCATCACGACCCTCACCCCCACCCAGACGGAAGCCCTGATCCGCAAGCTCACCGCCCTCGCCGACGACGAGATCATCCTCGCGCACCGGGACGGCGAGTGGACCGGGCACGCGCCGATCCTGGAGGAGGACATCGCCCTCGCCAACATCGCGCAGGACGAGCTGGGGCACGCGACGCTGTACCTTGACCTGCGCCGGGCGCTCGACGGCTGCGACGCTGACCGCCTCGCCTTCTTCCGGGGGGCGGATGAGTACACGAACGTCCGCTTAGTCGAGTTGCCCAAGGGCGACTGGGCTTTCACCATGCTCCGTCAGTTCCTCTTCGACGCCTACGAGGCGCTGTGGCTGAGCGCGGCGCAGAAGAGCAACTACGTCCCGCTGGCCGAGATCGCCGCCAAAGCCGTCCGTGAGGAAAAGTTCCACCTCCAACACACGGCCCTCTGGGTGGAACGTCTCGCGCTGGGCACCGAGGAGAGCCGCCGCCGCATGCAGAACGCGCTGAACGAACTGTGGCCCCACGTCGCCCAGCTCTTCGCCCCGCTGCCCGGCGAGGCCGATCTCGTGGCCGTCGGAATCCTGCCCGAATTGGAAAAGGTGCGCGCCAGTTGGGAGAGCTTTGTTCTGCCCCACCTGACCGAGAAGTGCGACCTCCTCCTGCCGATGGTTCCGGCTCAAGCTCAGGAAGGGCGGGAGGTTCACACCGAACACCTCGCGCCCCTGCTCGCCGAGATGCAGAGTGTGGCGCGGCAGCACGCGAACGCCGAGGTCTGGTGATCGTATGACCACCGCTCACGTCACCCCCGAACAGGTCTGGACTGCCCTGGCTGCCGTCCCCGACCCCGAAATCCCCGTCGTGTCCGTCACCGATATGGGCATGGTCCGGGACGTGACGGTGGACGGCGGGCACGTGACCGTCACCTTCACCCCCACCTTCTCCGGTTGCCCCGCACTGCACGTCATCCGTGACTCCATCGGCGAGGCCGTGCGCGCCCTGGGTGTGGAGGACGTGGAGGTCCGCAGCACCCTCACGCCCCCCTGGACGACCGACTGGATTCAGCCCGACGCCCGCGAGCGGCTGCGCCAGTACGGCATCGCCCCGCCCGCCCCCGCCGAAGCCTCCCCCCTCATCACCCTCGACCCCGACCCCACCCGATGCCCCCGCTGCGGCTCGCTGAATGTGAGGATGACGGCCAGCTTCGGTCCCACGTTGTGCAAGCGGCTCTACGTGTGCGACTCGTGCAGGGAGCCGTTTGAGGGGTTTAAGAGTGTGTAGATTCTAAGAGTGCGTATAATTGGAGCACAAACGAAACATCTCCCAGCTCTAGAAGAAGGCTGAAGTGGGGCTGAGGAGAGATTGAGGAGGAAGCTGCTTGAAAGACAGATTACGCCTACTACAAAAAATGCTCTCGGTGGTGGGGGCCTTGAGTTTTTGTAGTGTGGGCCTGGCCACTACTACCACTAGCAGTAATTTTTCTAGAGCATTGAATACTGCCATTGGGGTTCCTGTCGTATCCACTTTGGACCCCAAGCTGCTTGCCGAGAAGAAGCCATTTTTATCTGCGATAGGTAAGGACCTTTCGGGCTACCTAGGGATGAAATGTCGAGATGTAGAATACCTGCCCTTTGGGCCTAATATGTCGGCGTTCCCTAAATTTCTCGAATACATGAATTCAAAATACCGTGTCGTGGAGTCAAGGCGCATAGGAAATAGGAAAAATTATGGCGACGCCGGAGGAAGGGAAGAAATTAACGCGTATTACAAAGTATACCTTAAATCAGGAAAACAGACGCTTTTTGGCCTAAAAATTTCTACGCTCTACTATAGTTTTGGGCACAATCCTCAAAGCTCTAGTTTCGAGAGTCGAAAACCCTCGGGTGCTGCTGTTTCGATCTGTAAGCCTTAAGTGTCTACTCGTTTAGGAAGACATATGACCACCTTCCCCACCCCTGATGTCCTTCGCCCCGCCTCTTACGTCTACGGCACCTGGCACGCCAACCCCGACGGCCAGACCCTCTACGACGCCGTGTATGGCCGCCCCGTCGCCGTCATCTCCTCCGAGGGGGTGGATTTTGCCGAGGCGTTGCGCTATGGGCGCGAGGTGGGCGGCCCGGCGATTCGCAAGTTGACCTTCCATACTCGGGCGCGAATGCTGCGGGCGCTGGCGACCTACCTGACCGAGCGCAAGGAGGACTACTACGCTCTCAACCTGCTGACGGGCGCGACCCGCCGCGACGGCTGGGTGGATATCGAGGGCGGCATCGGGACCCTCTTCAGCTACGCCAGCCTTGCCCGCCGCGAGCTGCCCGACGAACGCTTCCTGCCCGATGGCAAGGTGGAGCGGCTGGGCAAGGGCGGGACCTTCGTGGCCCGGCATCTCCTCGTGCCGCGCGAGGGCGTGGCGGTGCAGATCAACGCCTACAACTTCCCGGTGTGGGGGATGCTGGAAAAGCTCGCCCCGGCCTTCCTCGCGGGGATGCCCAGCCTGGTGAAGCCCGCGCCGCAGACGGCCTATCTCACCGAGCGGGTGGTGCGCGACATCATCGCCTCGGGCCTGCTGCCGGAGGGGGCGCTGCAACTCGTGACGGGCGACCCCGGCGACCTCCTCGACCACCTGGAGGAGCAGGACATGGTGGCCTTCACGGGCTCGGCGGCGACCGCGGCGAAGCTCAAGGTGCACTCCACCATCGTCGCCCGCAACGTGCCCTTCAACACCGAGGCCGACAGCCTGAACGCCTCCGTGCTGGGCCTGACGGTGAGGCCGGAGGACCCCGAGTTCGCCCTCTTTGTGCGTGAGGTCGCCCGCGAGATGACGGGCAAGGCCGGGCAGAAATGCACCGCGATCCGGCGAGCCATCGTGCCGCGTGACCGGGTGGAGGAGGTCGTGGCCGCGCTCCGTCAGGAATTGAGCAAGGTCACGGTGGGCGACCCCTCCCGCGACGACGTGCGGATGGGTGCCCTCGTCAGCACCGAGCAGCGCGAGCGGGTGCGGCGGACGCTGGATGCCCTCAAAGCCGAGACGAGCATCGTCATCGGCGGCGAGGAGCGCGAGCTGCTGGGCGGCGACCGTGAGAAGGGCGCCTTCCTCGACCCGACCCTGCTGCTGTGCGAGTCGCCCCTCACGGCGCGTGGCCCTCACGAGCTGGAGGCATTCGGCCCCGTGGCGACGCTGCTCCCCTACGACACGTTGGAGGAGGCGGTGCAGCTCACCCGCATGGGCCGCGGCTCCCTCGCCGGAAGCATCGTGACGCACGACCGCGCCGAGGCGACCGACCTCGTGATGGGCATGGCGAGCACCCACGGGCGCCTCCTCGTCCTGAACCGCGAGAACGCGAAGGAGAACACCGGGCACGGCTCCCCGCTGCCGCAGCTCAAGCACGGCGGCCCCGGGCGCGCGGGCAGCGGCGAGGAGCTGGGCGGCCTCTCGGGCATCAAGCACCACATGAACAAGGTGGCGGTGCAGGCCGACCCGACGACCCTCGCCGCGATCACCCGTGAGCACGTCGTGGGCGCCGAGGTGCGCGAGGACGCGCTCCACCCCTTCCGCAAGTCCTTCGACGAGATTCAGGTCGGGGACAGCCTCCTTACCCACCGCCGCACGGTCACCGAGGCGGACATCGTGAACTTCGCGGGCCTGACCGGCGACCACTTCTACGCCCACGTGGACGAGATCGGCGCGAAGGAGGGCATCTTCGGCAAGCGGGTGGCCCACGGCTACTTCCTGATCTCCGCCGCCGCCGGGCAGTTCGTGTCCCCCGCACCCGGCCCGGTGCTGGCGAACTACGGCCTGGAGAACCTGCGCTTCGTCGAGCCCGTCGGCATCGGCGACACCATCCGCACCCGACTCACTTGCAAGCGCAAGATCCGCAAGGACCTGCGCCCCGGCGAGACGCGCCCGACCGGCGTGGTCGAGTGGCACGCCGAGATCACGAATCAGCGAGACGAACTCGTGGCGACCTACGACATCCTCACGCTCGTGGAGCGGGCACGGGACGAGGCCGACGCTTAACCGTTTTCGGGGCGGGCCGGGTGGCTGAGGAGAGCTGCCCGGCTGCCCTATGGTCGAGGTTCCTTAGGGAACGGTCATGACGCAGGGTGAGAACTTCCCCCGAGGGTGGGCTACGTTGAGCGGAGCCCGTGCTGACGAGGCACGGCTCGCCACACGGTTTTCCCCGTCCCGCCGAGCTTGAAGGCGGCGCGGTTTCCCTGCCCCCAGGAGACGAATGAACGTTTCAGAGCTGATCCAGACGTATTTCGACGCCCCAAGTACCGAACGCCTTGGCCGCGAGGCTGGGTTGAGCGCCGCCGATGCCGAACAGGTATTGCGCGCCGGATTGCCCTTGCAACTGGGTGCCCTCGCCGACCACGCCCGCACGCCCGGGGGACGGGCCGACATCGGGGAGGCCCTCGGGTCCCTGCCCGCCTTTACCAGCGTCGCGGACGCCCTGAGCAGCCCGGAGGGGGCGAGCCAGCTCGGACAGGCGGGCGCACTCCTGGCCCCCGCCCTGCTGGGCGACCGGGCGGAGAGCATCGCCGGACAGGTGGCGGGCAACCTGGACCGGGGCAGCGTGCAAAGGCTCCTGCACCTGTCCCTCCCCCTGCTGCTGAGCTTTCTGGGGCAGCGCGGCCTGACCACCGCGAACGTGGGGAGCTTTCTTTCAGAACTTGGGGGAAGACCGGGCGGCGCGGCAGACGGAGCACAGGTCATCACCGCCACGGGTGGGAGTTCTGCTCCAGCAGGAACCGGTGTCCAGGGGGCAAGCGCGGACACTGGGCCACTCACCCCGGAGGGCCTGATCAGCTTCCTGAAAGCTGAGTTCGGCGGAGCGGCAGCAGACCGCCTGGGCCGGGCGGCGGGGTTCAGCGGCGGAACGGCGGCCCGCGCGACCCTGGCCGCCCTCCCCCTCGTGCTGCACGCCATCGCGGGTAAGGGCAGCACCGGGGAGGGTGCCGCGGACCTTCTCAAACGCAGCCGCGACTTCGACCGCCTGACCGAGGCGGGCGGCGGGTTGAACGCGGCCCTGCTGAGCGACGCGGCCGAGACTGCGCGGATCGAGGGCCAGGGTCGGGGTCTGATCGGCTCTCTGTTCCCGAACGTGGACCGCGTCACGGGACGGTTGGGCTCGGCGGTCGGGGGTTCGGGGGCGAACGCGGGCCGCCTGCTCGCCCTGCTGACCCCGCTGGTGCTGGGACTGCTCGCTCGCCGTGCGCGGAGCCTGGACGCCCCAGCCTTCAGCCGTCTGCTGGGCGGTCTGGGCGGCGGCCTGACGGGAATGCTCCCCCCGGGAATGACGGGCCTCGCCTCCCTCCTGACCCCGGTAACGACGGAAACGGTGGTGGCCGCCACGCCGACGGTCAGGGTGACGGAAGCTTCCCCCGCACCGCCTCCAACTCCACCCACGGCCCCCCCGACCCCGCCCACGACCGTCACGACGACCACTGAGCGTCGGCGCGGCTTTCCCTGGTGGATTATTCCACTGCTGCTCGTGCTGCTCCTCGGGGGTTGCTGGCTGGTCCAAAACCGGCAGGGAACGACACCGGCGAGCGGCACTCCGACGGGGGCAACCGGAGATGCGATTCTGGTCACGCGTCCGGCGCCCGGAGCGACCGTCCCCGCAGACGACTTCGTGATGAGCGGCACGGGCCCGGCGGACGACACGCTCCAGATTGGGGAGGGGGGCCAGCCCGTCGCCAGTGTTAAGGTCGGCCCCGACGGCAGATGGGAGGCCGCCATTCCCGCCCCGACTCCCGGCGAACACACCTACACGGTGACCGGCCAGGGAGGGGCGTCCGGTGAAGTCCAGGTCAGCGTGACGGGGACGGACGGCACGGCGACTCCGGGTGGGACGACGGATACGGCCTCTCCCAGGAACGGCACCACTGCGACGGGCGGCACTGCCCCGGGCACAGCCGCCGGGGGTGACGCGGGTGGAGCGCCAGCGTTTGCCATCACCGGGCCTGCCGCGGGCGCGCAGCTTCCCGCCGGGGGCTTTACCTTGCGCGGCGCCGGCACGCCCGGGCAGACGTTGCAGGTCTTCGAGGACGGCACGAGCCTTGGCAACGTGACGGTCGCCGAGGACGGCACCTGGACCCTGGAGGTGCCCAGTCCCGCAGCGGGCAATCACACCTACAGCGTGCGGGGGCCGGGCGGCGGCGAACTCGGGCAGGTCAGCGCGACGGTTGCGGCGACGACTGGGAATGCCAGCGCGGCAAACTGCACCCGGGACTATACCCTCAGCATCACCGACGGCCAGACCGTGAGTGAGCCTTTCCGGTTCGGCGGTGTGGGCCAGGGCGAGGGCTACAGCGTGACCGTCAAGCGCGGCGAGCGCACCGTTGGAACCAAAGCCGTCCGCCTTGACGCCACCTGCGGCTGGAGTTACCAGAGCAGGCCCGGCCCGGGTGCGGTGACCTACGAGGTTCGCCCGTTGGGACAGGCGGACGCTGCGCCGCTGAGCACCGTAACCCTGACGGTGCAGGATTAACCTCTTGACTCGAAGAGCCGCTCCCGCCGGGGCGGCTTTTCCCGTTCCCCCTCAGCGGCTGACGGTCCAGATGCCCGCAAAGTCCGCAAACTGGGTGTCGGTGTCGGGCGTCGCGTACGCGCTGATGCTGCCGTCGAGGTACAGGGCGTCTGGACAAGCCAACGTGTCCCGGAAGAACACCGCGAAGCTGTGAAAGTTCACCGGCCCCGCGCTGACCGCGAAGCGGACCTGTCCGTCCTTACAAACGCCGACCCCACTCCGAACCTTGAAACTCGTTCCTTCCGGGTTGAAGGCTGGATGAAGCCTCCCGCCCCGCACCAGCAGAGGCCCCGATTGCGTGGC
This window encodes:
- a CDS encoding DUF937 domain-containing protein translates to MNVSELIQTYFDAPSTERLGREAGLSAADAEQVLRAGLPLQLGALADHARTPGGRADIGEALGSLPAFTSVADALSSPEGASQLGQAGALLAPALLGDRAESIAGQVAGNLDRGSVQRLLHLSLPLLLSFLGQRGLTTANVGSFLSELGGRPGGAADGAQVITATGGSSAPAGTGVQGASADTGPLTPEGLISFLKAEFGGAAADRLGRAAGFSGGTAARATLAALPLVLHAIAGKGSTGEGAADLLKRSRDFDRLTEAGGGLNAALLSDAAETARIEGQGRGLIGSLFPNVDRVTGRLGSAVGGSGANAGRLLALLTPLVLGLLARRARSLDAPAFSRLLGGLGGGLTGMLPPGMTGLASLLTPVTTETVVAATPTVRVTEASPAPPPTPPTAPPTPPTTVTTTTERRRGFPWWIIPLLLVLLLGGCWLVQNRQGTTPASGTPTGATGDAILVTRPAPGATVPADDFVMSGTGPADDTLQIGEGGQPVASVKVGPDGRWEAAIPAPTPGEHTYTVTGQGGASGEVQVSVTGTDGTATPGGTTDTASPRNGTTATGGTAPGTAAGGDAGGAPAFAITGPAAGAQLPAGGFTLRGAGTPGQTLQVFEDGTSLGNVTVAEDGTWTLEVPSPAAGNHTYSVRGPGGGELGQVSATVAATTGNASAANCTRDYTLSITDGQTVSEPFRFGGVGQGEGYSVTVKRGERTVGTKAVRLDATCGWSYQSRPGPGAVTYEVRPLGQADAAPLSTVTLTVQD